The following is a genomic window from Episyrphus balteatus chromosome 1, idEpiBalt1.1, whole genome shotgun sequence.
taatatcgtttaagttttagataaaccaaggaaaaattaaaagttttcaaaaaaagttaaattttgaaaaaaagctttttataccatttttggatgtttttcctaaatttgaatgtttttttttttttcactaaaaaaaacacgatttttttttgttcccttaattttttgggctagtgtatttttgtaggtatatgtaaaaagttattttctaaaacaaaataagtGCTATTTCTCCGTCAATTTTTAAtgttaagaaattaatttttgcaggATTAAAGATTACTTAATTCCAACAACTTCTGCATCGTGCCAAAGATAATTAAATAACACTTAAAATACTGAATAACTTTACTTGGATTTAAAAGATTTGTAAGAACATTTTACAATTTATTCCACACATCAAAGTTTGTACAAATTTTCAGATTTTGagtgataacaaaaaaataaattggtaaTAATTTTGGAAAGGTCTATTAATTGTTTGTATATGCGATGTACAAGTCCCTTAGTACCTAGTGAGgccatttgaaaattaatatgcaaTAACGAAGCAGTTTCTTAAACAATTAATAGTGCCTTccgaaatacaaaaatattgatcAGAATCagaatttataaattattgTTAGCGGAAGAATTCATGCAAATAAATGGATCTTTATGGAAGAATAATCCATCATATTGTCAACCATTTTGAAGGTGTCATATTTATTTGATTATCTGCAGGGCTATTGCacttaaacatacaaaaattgtttcaacCGACCTGCAAGAATTTCAAAGTCCTttccaaaaataacaataattttttgctATCAGTCCCACCCAAAATCTGCTGTTTGCTTTTAATCTCAAATGTAAATTATGTCGGTATTAAAAAACACATCTTATAGAGACCAAATTAAACCAAAGCTTCCCAATTCATTTTTactggaagcaaaaaaaaggtGTGTGTCAAATTTTTACTGAATGGACTCAAGAAATTTGTATGTAAATTCAACAAATTTCTGGGTGAAAATTGTTGGTGCTCTGTATTTcgtcattatttttttactacagtatttttgttttagatttgaataataatttctgaaagatgaatcaaataaaatactaaatttcttataagaccttacattttgaaaattcctgatttatattggaaaaacttgagcaaaaaaaacaatagcTTTACTTCGTCAAAATAATTCTATGCATATTGCTGAAGAGGTTATTTGAAagtattttaagattttttcaaaaagttttcaattttttgtagtgACAGTAaaattttatctatttttaagtttcaaatacTGCTTGAAAAATACTTCATTGGAAAAATCGAACTGTCAACTCTTTCCCCACTCAAtctatttttttactataagaAGTTAAACCAGGCTTAAGCTTTTGTTTCTGTCAAAACTCAATATTTTATCCGTTACCTATTTCTCATTTTTACAACAAAGTACTGAaccagaacaaaaaaaaaacttatttaaaattattaaaattttataaattttttcttaaatataaaaatctactAAATTTACCATCTTTCACCATCAAACTTAAAATACTTCCACCAGaattataattaaatgaaatttctattatttttccactaaaaaattcactgaaaatcactgtatttgaatgatttttttttttaatatttttttcttgttgttgcatttgcattattttgcataaaaattttgtGTAACCAACAAACTTctttctatataattttttttttttttaattttttgcttcaaCTATATCAAACACTATCacattttcattatttattattattatttttttttttatatattttagtaATAATTCTTTTTCCATCAGTCGACAACTTCtcttttcacaatttttcattgaattattatcatttttatttaaattttttttttttgttgaaccggaaaagagctaaaaaaataataatttttttctttttttgcattttaaaaaacgtATCTACAAATAACTGGTCgtaatgttaaataaaaaaaaaaacttaaaaattttaaaaattcataaaaaaataaaataaaaaatggtttaaCAAACTTAAACATCAGTTCCACATCCCTCCTGATAACCCTCATCCGGCGAACTCCTACTGCTGCTTATTAATGCACGTTTCAAGGCTGTCACTGGTGGCAACACTGGCACACCACCCTTCTGCCAGACCCGTATCGTTTTCGCATTCACCGGTACCCCATTAGCCAGCAGCTGATGTTGTTGCTGAGTTCCACTAAGATTCGTCAGAGGGGGTTGCTGATGATGTTGTTGCTGCGTCACCACCGTTGTTGATGGTGTTGTTGTTGAGCTTCTAGTACTACTATTACTACTGTTATTGTTGATATTGTTGCAACTGGTCGATTGCATCGCTGATGttgcattattattattataaatggGATGCATGGTATGATGGATTTGTGTTTCGGCACCCGGCACCAATGGCAGTCCATAATCTGATGGATAGCCACAGGTAGAGTTGCCACCCGACGACAAATTCGTCGTTGTTGTGGATGTTGTCGAATGAGCCCCACCGCCAACCATCATGGAAGACGAAGTCGAGGGGGCATTATTGAAATGTGTACGGGGGAATGTCTTACTAAAGTAATCTGTGGTGCGTTCATGGAGATCGTACAATTGGTTGGTTTCCATGATTGGCGTTTTGTCCGAGTATCCGGTGTAACCGGATATTGTTGTGCTAGTTGCTCTTTTAAGATAGAGATCATCAGTCGCCGATGAGGAGGATGTTGTTGCGGTCTCCCAGAGACCAGATGGATACAGTGAGTCACAACCTCCGGCTCGACTGTATTCGCCGCTTGAATTCGCCGTTAAAATCGCTGGGATTTTCAAATCTGCAAATTCATCACTGCCAAAGCGTTTTGTGTCGTTTATTAGGTCTGGATTGTTTCCAGCCGAGGCTGTCGGCGAGATAAAGCAAGTTGCTGTGGAGAGAACACTCCCATTATTGTCATAGTTACTCGTGGTATAAGCCAGATCTGTCAATCTGGGAGGTTTCTGTACTGGATTTGTGTCATTCGATTCAGCATGCATTCGATCGTTCACACTTCCCTTGCGATCTAAAGTCGCACAGTTCGGAATTGCTCCATTAGCGATCACTACTCCACCAATATTTCCATTGCCAGTTGGTGGTTGGGTCTTGTTTGTAATCGAATTTTGATGGTTCATCGTTGTTATGACCTCGAGATGGTTGGGGGTCTTACTTTCGATAAATGGAGTTCGACGTAATCGTAGTAAAAGGAACATGATTATGAGGAAGATGAAGAGAATGAGGATCACTAAAGCTGCGCTTAGGCCTACAATTTGTCCACTTCCCAATGAAGCCATACCAGCTGCCCTCATACTAACGTGGAGAGTGAAATTCGCTTCAGCAGTCCCAGCTTTATTCTCCGCCACACAGTAGAACTCACTGGAATCAGTTTCTTGAGCGTTCGTTAGGATTAATCGGCTGCGTTTTTCAAACTGGCCATCTTCGTATATATAGACCCTCTGATAGGCACTGAAAGCACTTCCATTTGCTAGAAGTCTTCCCGACCAATACCAGTTTATTGTCGCAGCTGGAATTGCTGAAGCCCTGCACACTATCGAAGCGTTTTCGCCCATCGTTGCTTCAACGTAGTGATTGATCGGAAGCATTTCTGGCCGACAGGCAAAGTCATCAACTTGAAGATCAGCAAATGATCGGTCCAAAACTCGTTCAGGACCTCCAGAACATGTCGGAGCTACTGGATAAGGAATGTTCTTTTGAAGAAGCCATAATTTGGCTGCTCTTAGTCGGCAATCACACATCCAAGGGTTATCATGCAGTTCGATACCATGAAGCCTGCTCAAAGTCTCGATCGTCTTGGGTCGCAATTCACTCAGTCTGTTGCCATTAAGTTTGAGTAGGGTCAGACCTTCCAAACCCTCAAAAGCTTGTGGGGCCAACGTTTGAATGTCACAGTGAGATAAATCCAACTTATGGAGACTTTGAGTGCTTCCAAATGAAAAAGCTTCGATTTTATGAATATGATTCGATGCCAATGTTAGATCCCTTAGAGATGGAATGAAGCCCAAGGCATTTGAGGGTACCACTACCAACAAATTATGGGATAAGTCTAATTCCACCAAATTCGTGAGTCCCTTAAAAGTCTCCGGTTCAATCTCACCGATCTTGCAATTTCTCAAATACAACTTCTGAAGGTTAAGCAAATTCGCCCGAATAAATTGTTCATTCGAAAGCGTCTGCAACTTGTTGCCAGACATATCCAACACCTGAGTCGATGGATCAATACTTTCCGGTATTTGAATTAATGATCGATCAATACATTCCACAGTTTGTTTACCACCTTTCCACTTGCACGCACAAACTGTCTGACAACTACTCAACTGTTGCTGATTCACGATCATTGGATTATCTTCATTCGGATTCATAATAGGTGGCAGCAACATTGCATCATTCACACTATATACATCGTTATGATTATTATTGGAATTTCGATTATGTCCATGGCGCCCAACGCCACGATCATCCACATCACTATTACTGTTACTACTACTACTGCCACTGTACATAACGTGATTTTGTCGATTATATCGTGACGCACTTACTAATAAGGATCTATGCGAAAGTGTTGTTAGCAAGGTTATCACGATCATTAGTATACTTAGATTTGATCGACTGCTATAATTGAGCAGGATTTTATAACGGATTTTATTATGATGCATATTTGGTTGAGGAATTGTGAGAATATCCTTTttgatgatttaaaaaaaaagtcctttttgatcaaaagttcaaaataaaaaattttaaatcaaccaaaaaaaaggataacaaaaaatcaaaaacaaaaaaaaaagtttcaacagaaatttctttcaaaaaatatcctttttcaaaCAAGGTTTTGATAAGAGTCGTATCCTTGCGGCAATCTGCACTGGTAATCCATGGTTAATCgcgaataaaatttatattctttttcaGGTATATCCTTAAGGATATTTTTTCACACacaactaattttattttttttttgtatattcacATAATCCTCTTTAAAACTGGtaatcctttatttttttttttttgttaatggaaaggatttatctttttttttatatatatttttattcacaaatcagattaatatatatataatttttgttgccCATCAGAAACCACAgtttaacataaataaatatacacACTCTATCGGCAGAGGATGTGAGAGGTGGTGATGGTGGCAAAGGAggagaaaaatttatttaaatcctTGAGAAAGCCACACAAAAATTCCCTATATAGCTACTAAGGATATTTTCACACGATAACGGCCAATATTCACGCAAAATAacgatttataaaaatgtatcgCTCACAAGAACATACACCACACTAATGTATTTCCACttgaaccaacaacaacaaaaaaatatcctttgcaaggatttttttttcttctttctattatttttgatttaggaCAAAATTGGAAatcatataaattttatattcatataAATTCAAGAAGGGTTTTCGAGATacgtaattttcttttttttttttgaaaacacagTGTGATATGTATCTATCACTGTTAGGTTGattaatttgtatcttttttctttcttagattttatttttttttgaaaaatccggaatttaaaaaaatacacaagGAGCGAGAGTACAGACTTATACACAACCGCACCGCATGGTTAATCAACATTGactaaaaatgaatttcaaagtATACCTACTCAAAAATCTGAGTGTGAACTGCGCGGCAGTAGATACATTTTTAGtcggtattattttttttttctacattcgaatgttgtttttgttgttgttgttgttggtctgGTGTGTGgactcttttatttttgtttttgtttttttttttatgtttttgtttgtatttcgcAACTCGCAAGTCTGATACTACAACAGTGGTatagaagaaaacaaaataagagaagttttagatttttttgttcgaaaatgtGTGTGCTGGTGAGTAAATTCGATGTCGaataaattccaaaatgtgTTTGCTATAGGAAAAGTTGGATAGATTTGAggttttttcggatttttcttGAATGAAGTTGCAAAAGAGTATTGCTAGTATGAGGAATGAATTTGGTTTTATTTCGATGAAGAATAAAATGACATATAAgaaattatttgtttgtatacaaaattatgTTGCTTTTCGAAGAAGACATAAACACTGTAAACTATGCAACTTTTTGTATCTTGTAGTTGGTCTGCCAATAAGATGCAAGTAATTTCGTTTGAGTTTAAGGAATTTAAGCTAAAACAAGTCGtgtaaagataaaattaataattgatCAGAATCACTtatactaattttttcaaatcctttTTTCCATGAGGATTTATAAATTGACTAATTTCACATCATTTACAACAAATTGATTGGTTTTCTTGGGAGAAAAGCCAAATTTCACTTTGAATAATTCGCTTCCAATAAGTGATTTGACTTAAATTTTAGCTCCATGCGAAATCTGCGAAGAATAGAACTTTTAGTGATCGCCTTAATTGATCTTAATACTGCAAGAATTGTCCTTAGCATTCTTTGCGTATGAACCACGTATCACTTCTATTGTATCGTTctattgttttataattttcttaaaatactcCATCCGAAAATGGTTATTTGAACTTAGATATTGGCATTTTTATACgctagaaattatttttatttttattattttccctccactttaatttggttttgtgtacCTACAATTTATTCGGCTTAAAaatgacattaaaaaaattacaagtaaaaaatgtttagatAGTGGTGTAGTAGTGTTGTGGTGTCTCACCGTCTTCATTACCCAACAAACAATAttacttctataaagctttacagaagtaatgttgcttctgtaaagcattatagaagcaaaattgctaGCAGGGTAGTCTTATTAACTATTTATAATTCCCATCCTCCTCCTTTGTCATTCCATTAACAACGATAAAAGCTTCTTCTacagaatatatatttttctatctGGAAAACCATGACTACAAAATTCAGCTGTTTCCATTCCTTTCCAAGATATGACAGGGCTACCTCAAGGTTGCCACTTAGGGCCTATTTTCTTTACTCTCGCaataaactattttaaaatggTCATTTGATGATGATGTCCCAAACGAAACCAAGTTCTTCAAATTGAGTTCGTCGGCATATATAACTCAATTGGATCCGAACAATTTCTCAGCTTGGTATTGAAAAAACTTAATTGAACTCAAGACAGCTAACACAGCTCTAGTAGCCTTATCAACATATTCTAATATTTAGATTTGAGGGTGTTTAGTGccatttagtttatttttgctattttttcgaCTTTATGGCTCCAATCTGTTTTCTGATTTGCATTTAAACATACTACTATCATTTTTcttaacaatatttttgatactttttataCTTGTCTTATCATGGAACCTGCTATTAATAATAATCATAGATCGGAGAGTTAAGGGTTGAGCCACTGAGGAGTGAGAAACGATACAAACAAGGACACATGATTCGGTATCATAACAGTATTCCTAATTCCGTTTTATATCTTCGAATGTTGCTAGCAATAATATATTCGAATAAAATTCATTTCTGTTCATTTAagttcaattccgaatattgtAACATTCTCTTTATCGAAATTTGTCATTCTCTTAAGTAATTAAATgaattcgaaataaaaaattcactccattttcgaaaaattcgaaaaaaaaatgaatctttcTCTTCACTTCATTTTCGAAATTCATCCATTTTCTAAATCATCGCTAttcttcttctaaaaaaaaaaccctaaccaacaaaattttgtactaCACTTTTTTTACTCTACACACGAGAGTACCAGAGCACaggagagagagaaaaaacagTGCAACATGTTGTGATTCATTCaagtttaattttgagtttCAAATTGACACACTTTGGCGAGTAATCGATTTTGGGATTAAGGTTTCTTTTAATTGGAATTTGAGTCAGCAGCCTTTCTGTATTGTAAGTGTTGTTACTGTTCTCCAgtttccttgtttttttcttctatttttgttgttgtatttgttgttgttttatttctattttccgTGTTCCAAAAGGTAAAAACTAGGGAACGAATAAACAACTAGGTTAGGTAGGTAAGGTAAGGTGCTTCTATACAATATATCTTTTTCTCTACAATGAGATGTTGGTTTTgcttttggtttggtttggttctTTTGGGTATAGAATTCGATGAATCTATCTATCTTTTTGTAGGTTTTAGAGAAATTGAGGAGAGATACAATTATTGTTGTGTAATGGGGGAGTAAATTAAATTGTAAGATGAgggttttgatttaatttttcttgttttattggGTATGCGATGGAAAGAAGAACCAACAACAAGAAGAAAACTTTTCATTTGCTTGTCGAGTAttgattttcatcaaaaataattttgtgagagAGAATTCAGAGATGTATTTATAAATATCAAAggttgttttctaaaaatatcagGATTATCTTTAAAGTGAAAAGTTTAATAGAAAAGCtagaaagtttttaattttcaagagtCGAATATGGGTAAGGTAAAATCTATATCTGGGGAAAATATTATAGATTCTTGAGCTAGGtgatttgattgtttttttttagaagaaaggtgattttgtaaaacaaaatgcttttcaatattttatccttatttttgcaaaatagtcTTAAAAAAGAACCTTGTTCATTAAGGTGGGtcggttttggatttttttcgaatttcaatttttatgctatttcttggattttttgattaaattagcaCATTTATTACatctttcatatttattttcacATAAAGTTGATTATTTTGGCGTTATATCTATATTTGGCAACTATGtttgaatgaaaataaataggaaAGATGTAAAAAATGTGGTAATCTaatcaaaaaaatccaagaaatagcataaaaagggtataaaagtgtttttttactactttggtacgttttggtctttgttttaaatttttttaaattttgtttttcattgaatatgaacagttctAAACAAATCCAAGAGCGAACATCTTTTTatcaatttagctaaatttctagcttatattcagttttgtaaaagaaaattctataaacgcttattctgtccgccattttggaaccaccatattgaaaaaataaaagttggaagatttttcgtatttctcatactaatatgcttcagtgtcccaaatttcaagactttacgtcaagaaatggccgtgtaaatgatttttgacgccataaaGCACCACTGTGCGACGAGGAGAATGATACATAGTCAAATCCCTGTTGACCGACAGATTTTCAAATCTTTAACGAGTTCATAGCattcactgattgtgtcaacctcatttttacttcaaatttggtaaaaataataatttaccaaatagtctaaaccattaaaaaatattcgtataaaaataggaattttgccatatttcgaGAAATTTCAAAAAGCATGTGCGACCGGAAGTCCTTacccaatttgaacaatttttctacttaatatttgGCTAATATAAAGGTTGTCCAaagctattttattaaaaaaaaaaaagatgttagggtgtttttaaaatatttttttaatatttttttcaagctttagaGCGCGGATTGATGATACtaaccgattttgattattttttaaccccttcTTAGTCTTCAATATTTacaacttttccgcgctattacgatttgaaattcgaaaaaaaaaaacccaaaaattacCCACCTTATTGTTCATTCTCAACGGAATATAAGCCAGAAGACAGTTAAAGTGCATTTGCTGATGGAAAATAATATCCAGCCTgaatatcaaaaaagtttctgaatgaatattaaaaatattgttctGTCTAAGTATGGACTAAAGAAAGATACACAATGGTTGCAGAAGTGAGTCTCCACCTGTCTGGTTGGCTATAAAAAGATTTTCGGTAATATTTTATTCGAATTACAAATGCTCAAAGTTGTACAaacttttgtatctttttacttttttaaaaaaaagagtgtgtgtacacatgtacacgcgactgaagttatacttctctaCTCAGTatattaattgaatttcatttaatatttttattatttttctttaatataattatgaaaataatcaaagagcgtattttttaagaatctcagcttatggtattcttaggaaattttttgatgctatcTCCGTATCTTaacccaagacaatctgacttccctgaatatagttaggtttgcatgaaaaaatctttataattggaaataaagaatcttcataccaatttccggggctaaatttttgagaaaaaaaaaattaagttttatctacgattgatggcctttatatcaatacaaaattagttttaatataTGTTGTTCTCTTATCccaggtttttttttaccgtactgcatttttaaatactaaagtactaccaactctaaaggtgaaacgacagccctgctgtcCAATTGTCTCCgagatggcgatcgcgtcataatccctttgacattcttgtcaaaaaaacaaattttcacacccaccgtcccataagaagtataacttcaaaaatttttaagtttgtttgCTACACTTAATGCTCAATGATGGTAGAAAGTTTGCAGTCAAAACACGCAACGCAACTTCTATTGTTCTattatattgacatttaaatGGGTTTCGCTACGGAAGCCAgcaagtagaatttttttttctcatattgttaaaagattgaaaattcaatgtgtcgaaattttgaaaacgcAAAAATTGCTATAAAACTGATGCATACCTACTATCTCAAATTTTGGTGATACGTCCACTCAAAAGATTTGCTATGGGGTCTCGGTCTAATTGATTCAAGTGGTGTCAATAACTAATTAAGCAAGTACATTTGAGCCTTCATTCAAGTAAAATGAACACACATGATCCATCAGTGAATGATTTTCGAAGTTCACAGCAACTAGGTATATTGAAAACGGTTACGAAAATGATCTGTCTAGGAATAGGCAGTAGGTGAAAAGAGCTATGTCAGTAGTTAGTATTATTGGCATATACAAAGAACTTTACCGGCTTTTTAAACACAGCTTCTCCTGTTTTAACTAGCCGactaaaattttccaaatcaacTCATCAGAGATTTTTGGCAACCTTATAGCTCTGTCGCAGTTTGGGTGTCCATGTGTTCCTAAGCTTTGAGTTCAAATTTgacttttgatgtttttacttgctctataggtagggttgccatgcgtccgggttttcccggacatgtactcttttttggctgggtgggggacgtccgggatagtttctatcaattgtccgggattgtactcttttgaagcctttaaaaatctcactttttgtatgctactcttcattcattccttattcaaaaaacgaatcgagttcattaaaagcgaggcgtttttattttggtctattatctgctcaattcttttttctgttctgttacaatataatcaaaactcaaaaatgtgcgtATGAGGTACTGGTTAGTGAATTCTCtgaccaacaaaaatttattttagtaatttatttaaattttattatttattacagtAGGTACCTTATTGTAAGACTCAACACTCaaggtgcaaaattttaaacgattaaaaaaatataaggccgcttaagtaagttgctaagtcaaaagaccattttttaacttaaatagtaactcacttaaaattctattagtatttaaataag
Proteins encoded in this region:
- the LOC129906959 gene encoding uncharacterized protein LOC129906959, which translates into the protein MHHNKIRYKILLNYSSRSNLSILMIVITLLTTLSHRSLLVSASRYNRQNHVMYSGSSSSNSNSDVDDRGVGRHGHNRNSNNNHNDVYSVNDAMLLPPIMNPNEDNPMIVNQQQLSSCQTVCACKWKGGKQTVECIDRSLIQIPESIDPSTQVLDMSGNKLQTLSNEQFIRANLLNLQKLYLRNCKIGEIEPETFKGLTNLVELDLSHNLLVVVPSNALGFIPSLRDLTLASNHIHKIEAFSFGSTQSLHKLDLSHCDIQTLAPQAFEGLEGLTLLKLNGNRLSELRPKTIETLSRLHGIELHDNPWMCDCRLRAAKLWLLQKNIPYPVAPTCSGGPERVLDRSFADLQVDDFACRPEMLPINHYVEATMGENASIVCRASAIPAATINWYWSGRLLANGSAFSAYQRVYIYEDGQFEKRSRLILTNAQETDSSEFYCVAENKAGTAEANFTLHVSMRAAGMASLGSGQIVGLSAALVILILFIFLIIMFLLLRLRRTPFIESKTPNHLEVITTMNHQNSITNKTQPPTGNGNIGGVVIANGAIPNCATLDRKGSVNDRMHAESNDTNPVQKPPRLTDLAYTTSNYDNNGSVLSTATCFISPTASAGNNPDLINDTKRFGSDEFADLKIPAILTANSSGEYSRAGGCDSLYPSGLWETATTSSSSATDDLYLKRATSTTISGYTGYSDKTPIMETNQLYDLHERTTDYFSKTFPRTHFNNAPSTSSSMMVGGGAHSTTSTTTTNLSSGGNSTCGYPSDYGLPLVPGAETQIHHTMHPIYNNNNATSAMQSTSCNNINNNSSNSSTRSSTTTPSTTVVTQQQHHQQPPLTNLSGTQQQHQLLANGVPVNAKTIRVWQKGGVPVLPPVTALKRALISSSRSSPDEGYQEGCGTDV